One window from the genome of Nicotiana tomentosiformis chromosome 5, ASM39032v3, whole genome shotgun sequence encodes:
- the LOC104115092 gene encoding inositol transporter 4: MEGGPHKADKTEFTECWRTSWKTPYIMRLAFSAGIGGLLFGYDTGVISGALLYIRDDFKAVDKHTWLQETIVSMAVAGAIFGAGFGGWFNDKYGRRKSILLADILFFIGAIVMSVAPAPWVIIIGRVLVGLGVGMASMTSPLYISEASPARIRGALVSTNGLLITGGQFLSYLINLAFTRTKGTWRWMLGVAGVPALIQFFLMLSLPESPRWLYRENKKDEARAILEKIYPAHEVEDEMKALEISIEAEKADTQFLGAGIFSKVKSAWSNTVVRRGLYAGITVQVAQQFVGINTVMYYSPTIVQLAGFASNKTALALSLITSGLNAVGSIVSMCFVDRFGRRRLMIVSMFGIIACLVVLSVLFMQASSHAPPISAFESNHFGSNSTCSAFLKAPDASSWNCMSCLQSSSDCAFCSNGDNKYHPGACLALNDDVRGLCRSEKRAWYTKGCPSKFGFFAVLLLGMYIISYSPGMGTAPWIVNSEIYPLRYRGIGGGIAAVANWVSNLIVSESFLTLTEAIGSAGTFLLFAGFSAIGLVAIFFLVPETKGLQFEEVEKMLEKGYKPKLFRKKTSEKTADAS; the protein is encoded by the exons ATGGAAGGCGGTCCTCACAAAGCGGATAAGACGGAGTTTACAGAATGTTGGAGGACGTCATGGAAAACGCCTTACATCATGCGTCTCGCCTTTTCTGCTGGTATTGGAGGGTTGCTGTTTGGTTATGATACCG GTGTGATTTCTGGTGCATTGCTTTATATTCGGGATGACTTCAAAGCTGTTGATAAGCATACTTGGTTGCAA GAAACCATAGTAAGCATGGCGGTTGCAGGGGCAATTTTTGGGGCAGGATTTGGTGGCTGGTTTAATGACAAGTATGGTCGGAGAAAATCGATTCTTTTAGCAGATATCTTGTTCTTTATTGGTGCAATCGTTATGTCAGTTGCGCCAGCACCGTGGGTGATAATTATTGGAAGAGTTCTCGTCGGTTTAGGAGTTGGAATGGCTTCCATGACATCTCCACTTTATATCTCAGAAGCTTCCCCAGCTCGGATTAGAGGAGCTTTAGTTAGCACGAATGGTCTGCTAATTACGGGTGGACAGTTTCTATCTTATCTTATCAACTTAGCATTTACCAGG ACCAAAGGAACTTGGCGATGGATGCTCGGGGTAGCTGGAGTTCCTGCTTTGATTCAATTTTTCCTAATGCTATCCCTCCCCGAGTCACCTCGATGGTTGTATAGAGAG AACAAAAAAGACGAAGCTAGGGCTATATTAGAGAAGATATATCCGGCTCATGAAGTTGAAGATGAGATGAAAGCTTTGGAGATTTCCATTGAAGCAGAGAAGGCTGATACTCAATTCCTTGGAGCTggtattttctcaaaagtcaagaGTGCTTGGAGTAACACTGTTGTTCGTCGTGGTCTCTATGCCGGTATTACAGTCCAAGTGGCACAACAATTTGTCGGAATAAACACGGTCATGTATTACAGTCCGACGATTGTACAACTGGCTGGATTTGCTTCTAACAAGACAGCTTTAGCGCTCTCGCTCATAACATCTGGTCTCAATGCTGTCGGTTCCATTGTGAGTATGTGCTTTGTCGACAGATTCGGGAGGAGGAGGTTGATGATTGTCTCCATGTTTGGTATCATAGCATGCCTAGTGGTATTGTCTGTGCTCTTCATGCAAGCTTCTTCACATGCCCCGCCGATTAGTGCCTTTGAATCCAATCACTTTGGATCAAATTCCACATGCTCGGCATTTCTAAAAGCTCCCGATGCATCGTCCTGGAACTGTATGAGTTGCTTGCAGTCTTCCTCAGATTGTGCTTTCTGCTCTAATGGAGACAACAAA TATCATCCTGGTGCATGCTTGGCTTTAAATGATGATGTTAGAGGTTTATGCCGATCAGAAAAGCGTGCATGGTACACAAAAGGTTGTCCTAGCAAGTTCGGGTTCTTTGCAGTGTTGCTTCTTGGAATGTACATCATATCTTACTCTCCGGGAATGGGAACAGCGCCTTGGATCGTCAACTCTGAGATATACCCCTTAAGATACAGAGGTATTGGTGGTGGTATAGCGGCCGTTGCTAATTGGGTATCTAATCTTATAGTGAGCGAGTCGTTCTTGACTTTGACGGAGGCAATTGGTTCTGCTGGTACATTCCTTTTGTTTGCTGGATTCTCTGCAATTGGCTTAGTTGCCATATTCTTTCTTGTACCTGAAACAAAAGGCCTGCAATTTGAGGAAGTTGAGAAGATGCTTGAGAAAGGCTATAAACCAAAGTTGTTTCGCAAGAAAACGAGCGAAAAGACAGCAGATGCAAGCTAA